In one window of Labilithrix sp. DNA:
- a CDS encoding DUF2147 domain-containing protein: MRLAVTALAFLALALASDTARADAPKAKADAIVGEWLTANGEARIRFAFENGAYVGRISWLKTATKDGKPIVDENNPDPALRSRTMMGAAIVWNLHFDGSGYVDGYLYDPEHGKTYKGKATVESPTRLALRGYVGIPLFGRSETWTRVS, translated from the coding sequence GTGAGACTCGCCGTCACCGCCCTCGCGTTCCTCGCGCTCGCGCTCGCGAGCGACACCGCGCGCGCGGACGCGCCGAAGGCGAAGGCGGACGCGATCGTGGGCGAGTGGCTCACCGCGAACGGCGAGGCGCGCATCCGCTTCGCCTTCGAGAACGGCGCCTACGTCGGGCGCATCTCGTGGCTCAAGACCGCGACGAAAGACGGCAAGCCCATCGTCGACGAGAACAACCCCGACCCCGCGCTCCGCTCACGCACGATGATGGGCGCCGCGATCGTCTGGAACCTGCACTTCGACGGCTCGGGCTACGTCGACGGCTACCTCTACGATCCCGAGCACGGCAAGACGTACAAGGGCAAGGCGACGGTCGAGAGCCCGACCCGCCTCGCGCTCCGCGGCTACGTCGGCATCCCGCTCTTCGGCCGCTCCGAGACGTGGACGCGCGTGAGCTGA
- a CDS encoding HEAT repeat domain-containing protein, producing MGLFDIFKKNSGKGDGEKKKPSSIAKWAEYAGSKRAQAYDRQEAIQELSKQGTAEAVEALLKRFTFQIDPSITDQEEKEAAFEGILKAGREAIEPVRAFAMKAESINSPLRVMKSILEEEELVDELLVWLSRWDTEYAKFIDPKLQLLEELGERKHPKIREAVEPFLEDASDPARFNAVVAVLAQQDERSLEPILKLLLDEESTRIRAKIANGLAELGWEIPDDQRDPVRKVLPPEFGIDGEGKIKKR from the coding sequence ATGGGTCTCTTCGATATCTTCAAAAAGAACAGCGGCAAGGGCGACGGCGAGAAGAAGAAGCCGAGTTCGATCGCGAAATGGGCCGAGTACGCGGGCAGCAAGCGAGCGCAGGCATACGATCGCCAGGAGGCGATCCAGGAGCTCTCGAAGCAGGGGACCGCCGAGGCGGTGGAGGCGCTGCTCAAGCGCTTCACCTTCCAGATCGATCCGTCGATCACCGACCAGGAAGAGAAGGAGGCCGCGTTCGAGGGGATCCTGAAGGCGGGGCGCGAGGCGATCGAGCCGGTCCGCGCGTTCGCGATGAAGGCGGAGAGCATCAACTCGCCGCTCCGCGTGATGAAGTCGATCCTGGAGGAGGAGGAGCTCGTCGACGAGCTGCTCGTCTGGCTCTCGCGCTGGGACACCGAGTACGCGAAGTTCATCGATCCGAAGCTCCAGCTCCTCGAGGAGCTCGGCGAGCGCAAGCACCCGAAGATCCGCGAGGCGGTGGAGCCCTTCCTCGAGGACGCGAGCGATCCGGCGCGCTTCAACGCCGTCGTCGCGGTGCTCGCGCAGCAAGACGAGCGCTCGCTCGAGCCGATCCTCAAGCTGCTCCTCGACGAAGAGAGCACCCGCATCCGCGCGAAGATCGCGAACGGCCTCGCCGAGCTGGGCTGGGAGATCCCGGACGACCAGCGCGATCCGGTGCGCAAGGTCCTCCCGCCCGAGTTCGGCATCGACGGCGAAGGCAAGATCAAGAAGCGCTAG
- a CDS encoding histone deacetylase, whose amino-acid sequence MTDALLLSDPRFFQHRSAAYHPERPERLDAAQAAIERARDGGLVFAPVAPRPATPAELARVHTPKFVEWLGGLRGEEGYIDADTYLGPESIAVAELAAGGTVALVDALLDGPVKRGIALVRPPGHHARPDQAMGFCLFNNVAVAAAHARARGLSRVAVIDWDVHHGNGTQEMFYRDPNVLYVSTHQFPFYPGTGAVRETGEGEGEGFTVNVPLTAGGGDGVYRGVFERVILPALEQYAPELVIISAGFDASARDPLAEMALSADAFGWMARALRRVADTSADGRLLLALEGGYDLVALESGLLAATRGITEGVAMEIAREVDHEDIERAAKTAKQAWKVD is encoded by the coding sequence ATGACTGACGCGCTTCTCCTTTCGGATCCGCGGTTTTTCCAGCACCGCTCCGCTGCCTACCACCCCGAACGCCCCGAGCGGCTCGACGCCGCCCAGGCCGCGATCGAGCGCGCGCGCGACGGCGGCCTCGTGTTCGCGCCGGTGGCGCCGCGACCGGCGACCCCCGCCGAGCTCGCGCGCGTGCACACCCCGAAGTTCGTCGAGTGGCTCGGCGGCCTCCGCGGCGAGGAAGGCTATATCGACGCGGATACGTACCTCGGACCCGAGAGCATCGCGGTCGCAGAGCTCGCGGCCGGCGGCACGGTCGCGCTGGTCGACGCGCTCCTCGACGGACCGGTGAAGCGCGGGATCGCGCTCGTGCGGCCGCCCGGCCACCACGCGCGGCCCGATCAGGCGATGGGCTTCTGCCTCTTCAACAACGTCGCCGTCGCGGCGGCGCACGCCCGCGCGCGCGGGCTCTCACGCGTCGCCGTGATCGACTGGGACGTCCATCACGGCAACGGGACGCAGGAGATGTTCTACCGCGATCCGAACGTCCTCTACGTGTCGACGCACCAGTTCCCGTTTTACCCGGGCACCGGCGCGGTGCGCGAGACCGGCGAGGGCGAAGGCGAGGGCTTCACCGTGAACGTGCCGCTCACCGCCGGCGGCGGCGACGGCGTCTACCGCGGCGTCTTCGAGCGCGTGATCCTCCCCGCGCTCGAGCAGTACGCGCCGGAGCTCGTGATCATCAGCGCGGGCTTCGACGCGTCCGCGCGCGATCCGCTCGCGGAGATGGCGCTCTCGGCCGACGCGTTCGGCTGGATGGCGCGCGCGCTGCGTCGCGTCGCCGACACGTCGGCGGACGGTCGACTCTTGCTCGCGCTCGAGGGCGGCTACGACCTCGTCGCGCTCGAGTCGGGCCTCCTCGCCGCGACGCGCGGGATCACCGAGGGCGTCGCGATGGAGATCGCGCGCGAGGTCGATCACGAGGACATCGAGCGCGCGGCGAAGACGGCGAAGCAGGCCTGGAAGGTGGATTGA
- a CDS encoding cache domain-containing protein: MRNKIIAVNAVIVLIVGLLAFAIVKTQLSLATGSTDALKKSAQQDAVGVAAKLQLDGLRAERWLAAKSAEKATGQSLSKATQDARAGAARQLSDQIANAATAALGAKPSFAAVVDTNGKILGRNGSDLTSGDDVAANYPAFKEALAKTSPGSDIWVDAKRADQYLASYVPVRDDNGRTMMLVIGVGLNDALARSIAGTSGRGVLLVNDKGEIISSTQTTDEVKAAVKDGAGDVKNALTTGTVVGGGNGNVYFAAAPLDGLGLKQTAVVAVAPTTLLEGTGAVPYSILGAMALGLVLVVAGGWFLGNYISQPLAKLEEGLLAILNGQSDKRFDMDHAELGGLAFRIDQLLNQLMGVEEDNTDEEGRVSKAPVPAGAAQNAYGIDPSFAGVVPSSNPGVGEPADQYYARLYNEYITAKRGLGEAVDQITPDVFKNRIQSMEQEALAKHGKPVRYQVQVNGREVQLLAVAI, translated from the coding sequence ATGCGGAACAAGATCATTGCAGTCAACGCCGTGATCGTCCTCATCGTAGGGCTGCTCGCCTTCGCGATCGTGAAGACGCAGCTCTCGCTCGCGACGGGCAGCACGGACGCGCTGAAGAAGAGCGCGCAGCAGGACGCGGTCGGCGTCGCGGCGAAGCTCCAGCTCGACGGGCTGCGCGCCGAGCGCTGGCTCGCGGCGAAGAGCGCCGAAAAAGCGACGGGCCAGTCGCTCAGCAAGGCGACGCAGGACGCGCGCGCCGGCGCGGCGCGGCAGCTCTCCGATCAGATCGCGAACGCGGCCACCGCCGCCCTCGGCGCGAAGCCGTCGTTCGCGGCGGTCGTCGACACGAACGGCAAGATCCTCGGCCGCAACGGCTCCGACCTCACCTCCGGCGACGACGTCGCCGCGAACTACCCCGCCTTCAAGGAGGCGCTCGCGAAGACGTCGCCGGGCTCGGACATCTGGGTCGACGCGAAGCGCGCCGACCAGTACCTCGCCTCCTACGTCCCCGTTCGCGACGACAACGGACGCACGATGATGCTCGTCATCGGCGTCGGCCTGAACGACGCGCTCGCGCGATCGATCGCGGGCACGAGCGGCCGCGGCGTGCTCCTCGTCAACGACAAGGGCGAGATCATCTCGAGCACGCAGACGACCGACGAGGTGAAGGCGGCGGTCAAGGACGGCGCCGGCGACGTGAAGAACGCGCTGACGACCGGCACGGTCGTGGGCGGCGGCAACGGCAACGTCTACTTCGCGGCCGCGCCGCTCGACGGCCTCGGCCTCAAGCAGACCGCGGTCGTCGCGGTCGCGCCGACGACGCTGCTCGAGGGCACCGGCGCGGTGCCGTATTCGATCCTCGGCGCGATGGCGCTCGGCCTCGTCCTCGTCGTCGCGGGCGGCTGGTTCCTCGGCAACTACATCTCGCAGCCGCTCGCGAAGCTCGAAGAGGGCCTCCTCGCGATCCTCAACGGTCAGAGCGACAAGCGGTTCGACATGGACCACGCCGAGCTCGGCGGCCTCGCGTTCCGGATCGATCAGCTCCTCAACCAGCTCATGGGCGTCGAGGAGGACAACACCGACGAAGAGGGTCGCGTCTCGAAGGCGCCGGTCCCGGCCGGCGCGGCGCAGAACGCGTACGGCATCGACCCGAGCTTCGCCGGCGTCGTCCCGAGCTCGAACCCGGGCGTCGGCGAGCCGGCGGACCAGTACTACGCGCGACTCTACAACGAGTACATCACGGCGAAGCGCGGCCTCGGTGAGGCGGTCGACCAGATCACGCCGGACGTGTTCAAGAACCGCATTCAGAGCATGGAGCAGGAGGCGCTCGCGAAGCACGGCAAGCCCGTCCGCTACCAGGTCCAGGTGAACGGCCGCGAGGTGCAGCTCCTCGCCGTCGCGATCTGA